TTCCGCCCGCGCGAACATCACTGATTGTCATTTTGACCTTAGCCACATTTTTGACAAATGCATCAATTACTCGATCCACATCACTCCGCGTATACGACATCTCCCGTTCCCAGAAAAAAATGGTGTTCGGCTCGGTTGCATAATGACGTTTGATCGCCGCAGCATCGAGACGCTCATAGGCATCGAGGACCTGCCGGGCGAACACTTGCATGCTCTTACTAACCGACTCTCCACCAACAACCGACCACGGTGATAATCCCGTTACAAGAAACACCAGGAAGGCAGAAACAAGATTGCCAATTCTTTTCTTCATCTGCGTTCTCCTCCTGATTGAACTCTCTCTTCAACAACAATCTCGACGCCCTGACTCTCGCTGCGCTGTACGTGACATGTACGCAGCCGTCTGACGCTACTCGGCCTGGCTTGCCACATCATCCATGCCGCAACAGCGAAGGCAACAGCCGACATTATGAAACTGACCTGATAACTCTCCGTCAAATCTCGTAATAGCCCGCCAACACTAGACCCTATCGCCGCACCAACCAGCCCGACAAAGGTTAGACAGCCCACGATGGACCCGAATCTCGGCCCATGAAATATGTCTCCATAGGCCGCAATCATCACTGGCATGCTCAAACCATATCCCGTGCTAAACAAGAACACAGCCACAAAAAACAGCCATGCAGATGGGTCAGCCTGACTCATGCTCAACGTATACAATCCCACGAGAATCAATCCTACACTCATCGCCATCGTGCGTTCTCGCCCTAGATAATCTGACACCATACCGCCGACAAATTTGGACCATCCCTTGTGTAATCCACTCGTGCCAAGAACCAGCGCAATGAGCAGGGAACGCCTTTGAAATTCAGGGCGTTCTTGCGTCAACACAAACAGTTGGGGTGAAACCAAAAAGAATCCCAACGCGAAGGCGAATGTTGTCAACGCCAATGCCCAGAACCGAAACGTTCTTGCAGCATGACGAAGTGTCCATTCGGTAGCAGCCCATTCCCGGTCAACAACAATCACCTGGCGGCCCACCGATTGCTGCTGGCTTGATTCTTGGCCATAGGGCAAGAGACCAATGTCTGACGGCCTATGATACTGAAACAACATAATCAGGAGCGCTGGAATCAGTGCAATAACCGGTGCCAACACGAGGTAAGTGGCGCGCCAGCCAATTGTGAGAATCAACCACTGAGTCACCGGCGTGAGCCACAACTGTCCTAGCCCCGTGCCCGCCAGAACAATGCCAGTGGCCGTGCCACGATGTTTCAAAAACCAGTTTGCAACGACGACAGTGTTGGGAACCGATTGTATCATCGCCATACCAACAGCGGCGACAATACCAAATGTGATGTACAACTGCCACAAGCGTTCTACTTGACTGGTCAAGATGAGCCCACTCCCAAGGATCAGCGC
The Blastocatellia bacterium genome window above contains:
- a CDS encoding MFS transporter, which gives rise to MKRTFYYGWIVVVVSFTTVSLVSPVGTTFQLFYQAFKQQFQWSHAGISGVFGLHQFLNGAISPAVGWLLDRFGTRRVMPAGALILGSGLILTSQVERLWQLYITFGIVAAVGMAMIQSVPNTVVVANWFLKHRGTATGIVLAGTGLGQLWLTPVTQWLILTIGWRATYLVLAPVIALIPALLIMLFQYHRPSDIGLLPYGQESSQQQSVGRQVIVVDREWAATEWTLRHAARTFRFWALALTTFAFALGFFLVSPQLFVLTQERPEFQRRSLLIALVLGTSGLHKGWSKFVGGMVSDYLGRERTMAMSVGLILVGLYTLSMSQADPSAWLFFVAVFLFSTGYGLSMPVMIAAYGDIFHGPRFGSIVGCLTFVGLVGAAIGSSVGGLLRDLTESYQVSFIMSAVAFAVAAWMMWQARPSSVRRLRTCHVQRSESQGVEIVVEERVQSGGERR